The following are from one region of the Phycisphaerae bacterium genome:
- a CDS encoding alpha/beta hydrolase, producing MAIEQVNGIKMHYMVKGDGPDVVLIHGVTSTLAVWFARVLPALSENYRVLAYDLRGHGYSQATPTGYTSHDLAHDLNALLEHVGVGKARIIGHSFGGSIALQLAAHFPERVAGVVLSDTGIACLRHLRTLQEWHGWETWKGELAEFGINYEWFLEADGGDVAEVFRRGAEIPNPFALRQNSALGKSRLKRLIEETSITRDFRQVAGLTEERLAHIAAPVLALYGGTSPFSKLGPHLAGLMPRCRCDMLSDTGHYTVVDSAEVFLSAIAEFLRDPDGYVGKSKQGV from the coding sequence ATGGCCATCGAGCAGGTGAACGGGATCAAGATGCACTACATGGTCAAGGGCGATGGCCCCGATGTGGTGCTTATCCACGGGGTCACCTCGACCCTGGCGGTGTGGTTCGCCCGGGTTCTGCCGGCGCTCAGCGAGAACTACCGCGTGCTGGCCTACGACCTGCGCGGGCACGGCTACTCCCAGGCCACGCCGACCGGCTACACCTCGCACGATCTCGCCCATGATCTCAATGCCCTACTCGAACACGTGGGCGTGGGCAAGGCACGCATCATCGGCCACAGCTTTGGCGGATCGATCGCTCTTCAGTTGGCGGCGCACTTTCCCGAGCGCGTTGCGGGCGTCGTGCTCTCTGATACGGGTATTGCGTGCCTGCGACATCTGCGCACCCTCCAGGAGTGGCACGGCTGGGAGACCTGGAAAGGCGAACTGGCCGAGTTTGGCATCAATTATGAGTGGTTTCTCGAAGCCGACGGCGGGGACGTGGCCGAGGTATTTCGGCGGGGTGCGGAGATTCCCAATCCTTTCGCCCTGCGGCAGAATTCGGCGCTGGGCAAGTCGCGACTAAAGCGATTGATTGAAGAGACCTCGATCACGCGGGATTTTCGCCAGGTGGCGGGTTTGACGGAGGAGCGATTGGCGCACATTGCAGCGCCCGTTCTGGCGCTTTACGGGGGAACATCGCCCTTCAGCAAGCTGGGTCCGCATCTGGCGGGGCTGATGCCCCGTTGCCGCTGCGACATGCTCAGTGATACCGGGCATTATACGGTCGTGGATTCGGCGGAGGTCTTCCTTTCGGCGATCGCGGAGTTTCTGCGGGATCCAGACGGTTATGTGGGGAAGTCGAAGCAGGGGGTTTGA
- a CDS encoding alkaline phosphatase family protein has protein sequence MNGSVIIFGLDGATYTVLDDMVARGVMPFFGQWQTQGVRALLRSTTPPLTPPAWTTLVTGRSPGHHGITNFLQFESPNSRFIRVVSSRNVCSETIWSMVSRQGLRAGSLNFVAHNPAPEFNGYCIPGWITWRWVKSSSRPKELIERLQRDVPGFDVRELAMDFNEEKKAVAGAALENYEPWIDLHIRRDRQWFELLKHQMEHDPCALTGIVFDGVDKLQHLLWHVLDPALRPTSPDAKYARLQQLCDAYFRQIDDFLGETVRLAGDDATVLVVSDHGFTGSTEILYVNSWLEQQGWLAWSRDADVVGEDSHVLGEGQQYHATSIDMSRTLAYADSASSNGIHIPVIGPRGSHGVAPEDYAKFRETLRKRLLNECRDPNTGEPLVTAVWTREEIFDGPCGELAPDLTLQLRDHGFVSVLRGREVLKRRAVPTGTHHPDGVLLAVGPKIRCETPAAIPSVSLLDIAPLALHVLGLEIPRDLEGRAPVELMVDSAVRRRPPRIGAATQAPPHLKKEPQNVPAESPDTAEEVDEQILLRLKALGYME, from the coding sequence TTGAACGGATCGGTGATTATCTTCGGTCTCGACGGGGCGACCTACACGGTCCTCGACGATATGGTCGCTCGCGGGGTCATGCCCTTTTTCGGGCAATGGCAGACGCAAGGCGTGCGCGCCCTCTTGCGATCCACCACGCCGCCGCTAACGCCCCCTGCTTGGACCACGCTGGTCACGGGTCGGTCTCCGGGACATCACGGCATCACCAATTTCCTCCAGTTCGAATCGCCGAACTCGCGCTTCATCCGCGTCGTGTCCTCACGCAACGTGTGCTCCGAGACGATCTGGTCGATGGTCTCGCGGCAGGGTCTGCGCGCCGGCAGCCTCAACTTCGTGGCCCATAATCCTGCGCCGGAGTTCAACGGCTATTGCATTCCCGGCTGGATCACCTGGCGGTGGGTGAAATCCTCGAGCCGGCCGAAGGAGCTGATCGAGCGATTACAGCGCGATGTTCCGGGCTTCGACGTCCGCGAACTGGCCATGGACTTCAACGAAGAAAAGAAGGCCGTCGCCGGCGCGGCATTGGAGAACTACGAGCCGTGGATTGATCTGCACATCCGTCGCGACCGGCAGTGGTTCGAGCTGCTCAAACACCAGATGGAACACGATCCGTGTGCGCTGACCGGAATCGTCTTTGACGGCGTGGACAAACTTCAGCATCTGCTCTGGCACGTGCTCGATCCGGCGCTGCGGCCGACGTCGCCCGATGCAAAGTATGCACGTCTCCAACAACTCTGCGACGCCTATTTCCGCCAGATCGACGACTTCCTGGGTGAGACCGTGCGGCTTGCCGGAGATGATGCGACTGTGCTGGTCGTGTCCGACCACGGCTTCACCGGCAGCACGGAGATTCTGTACGTCAACTCCTGGCTCGAGCAGCAGGGCTGGCTGGCATGGTCGAGAGATGCCGACGTTGTCGGAGAAGATTCACACGTGCTCGGCGAGGGGCAGCAGTATCACGCGACATCGATCGACATGTCGCGAACGTTGGCCTACGCGGATTCGGCCAGCAGCAACGGAATCCATATTCCCGTGATTGGTCCACGGGGCTCGCACGGTGTGGCTCCGGAAGACTACGCGAAGTTTCGAGAGACATTGCGAAAGCGGCTGCTCAACGAGTGCCGCGACCCGAACACGGGGGAGCCGCTGGTGACGGCCGTCTGGACCCGGGAGGAGATTTTTGACGGTCCTTGCGGTGAACTCGCTCCCGACCTGACGCTCCAACTGCGCGATCACGGGTTTGTGTCCGTGCTGCGCGGCCGGGAGGTCCTGAAGCGCCGCGCCGTTCCCACGGGGACGCACCATCCCGACGGCGTTCTGCTGGCGGTCGGTCCGAAGATTCGCTGCGAGACGCCGGCTGCGATCCCGTCGGTTTCGTTACTGGATATTGCTCCGCTGGCGCTGCACGTTCTGGGTTTGGAGATTCCGCGGGATCTCGAAGGGCGCGCTCCGGTCGAGCTGATGGTCGATTCCGCCGTGCGGAGAAGGCCGCCGCGGATTGGGGCCGCGACGCAAGCACCGCCGCATCTGAAGAAGGAACCTCAGAATGTGCCGGCGGAGTCGCCGGACACAGCGGAGGAAGTCGACGAGCAGATTCTGCTGCGCCTCAAGGCGCTGGGCTACATGGAGTAA